From Parasphaerochaeta coccoides DSM 17374, a single genomic window includes:
- a CDS encoding phosphoribosylaminoimidazolesuccinocarboxamide synthase has translation MPDTYEKYKEKILRHIDWTLTETNLPYPNRKVGKVRDRYDLGNGRLLFVTTDRQSAFDRVLASIPFKGQVLNMVSAWWFARTKDIIGNHLLSTPDPCVTISRACTVLPIEFVVRGYITGSTDTSLWTHYKKGERTYCGVNFPDGLKKNQKLEQPVITPTTKEDAHDRPISPAEIIEEGWLSQNDWDEASAAALALFRFGTEEAAKKGLILVDTKYEFGRDADGILRLIDEIHTPDSSRYWLGDSYENRFATGHEPENIDKEFLRLWFTKVCDPYKDEVLPPAPMDLVAELSTRYIRLYEMITGEKFIFPDEDSMKESPYERLTRNLSAALEVKREA, from the coding sequence ATGCCTGATACTTATGAAAAGTATAAAGAAAAAATCCTGCGCCACATAGACTGGACGTTGACCGAAACCAACCTTCCCTATCCGAACAGGAAAGTCGGCAAAGTGCGGGACCGCTATGATTTAGGCAATGGTCGTCTGCTTTTTGTGACTACCGACCGCCAGAGTGCCTTTGACAGAGTTCTCGCTTCAATCCCTTTCAAGGGACAAGTCCTCAATATGGTCAGCGCATGGTGGTTCGCACGTACCAAAGATATCATAGGAAACCATCTGCTTTCTACTCCCGACCCCTGCGTCACCATATCCCGTGCCTGTACGGTTCTGCCCATTGAATTTGTAGTCCGGGGATACATCACCGGCAGCACTGATACCTCTCTGTGGACGCACTACAAAAAGGGGGAAAGGACATACTGCGGCGTGAATTTCCCTGACGGATTGAAAAAGAACCAGAAGCTGGAACAGCCAGTGATTACGCCTACCACCAAGGAAGATGCCCATGACAGGCCGATTAGCCCCGCCGAAATCATAGAAGAAGGCTGGCTAAGTCAGAATGACTGGGACGAAGCATCCGCCGCCGCCCTTGCCCTGTTCCGCTTTGGCACGGAAGAAGCCGCCAAGAAGGGACTCATCCTCGTGGATACCAAGTATGAGTTCGGTCGTGATGCCGACGGTATCCTCCGGCTCATCGATGAAATACATACCCCGGACTCATCCCGCTACTGGTTGGGAGACAGCTATGAAAATCGTTTTGCCACGGGACATGAACCGGAAAACATAGACAAGGAGTTTCTCAGGCTTTGGTTCACCAAGGTCTGCGACCCCTACAAGGATGAAGTACTGCCCCCTGCGCCAATGGATTTGGTCGCCGAGCTTTCCACCCGCTACATCCGGCTCTATGAGATGATTACGGGAGAGAAGTTCATTTTCCCTGATGAAGACAGCATGAAGGAAAGTCCCTATGAACGGCTGACGCGGAACTTGAGCGCAGCATTGGAAGTCAAACGGGAAGCGTGA
- a CDS encoding RidA family protein yields MIHRHEKKTIQTSQAPSAIGPYSQGISFGHLTFTSGQLGLNPATGEIPATIEEQTRQCLLNVKAVLEESGTSLDKVIKATVFLKDMDDFAAVNAVYATFFTEGSYPARSAVQVARLPKDALVEIEVVAVNI; encoded by the coding sequence ATGATTCACAGACACGAAAAGAAAACCATACAGACATCGCAAGCACCCTCTGCTATCGGACCATATTCCCAAGGGATATCTTTCGGGCATCTGACTTTCACTTCCGGTCAGCTCGGACTCAATCCAGCGACAGGAGAGATTCCCGCCACCATTGAGGAGCAGACAAGGCAGTGCCTTCTCAATGTGAAGGCGGTGCTTGAGGAATCCGGCACATCGCTGGATAAGGTAATCAAGGCAACTGTGTTTCTGAAGGATATGGATGATTTCGCGGCTGTGAACGCTGTTTACGCGACCTTCTTCACTGAAGGCTCGTATCCTGCCCGTTCCGCCGTTCAGGTCGCCCGGCTTCCCAAGGACGCCCTTGTAGAAATCGAGGTGGTAGCGGTCAACATCTGA
- the purD gene encoding phosphoribosylamine--glycine ligase: MELHNIIVVGSGAREHAIALAIYRSLEKKRNGKLHCFGSTYNPGIGRLCSAIGGSYAAGVITDGQAVLSFARSIEATMAVIGPEAPLETRVADVLRRAGIPTFGPGASCARIETSKSFAREFLSVRLPQHSPRHYVVSSLDEARAAMEELDGFFVVKADGLAGGKGVKVSQEHLHGIDEALDFCAQLLKNSGRPFVIEEKLYGEEFSLMSITDGETCYHLPAIQDHKRAYDGDTGPNTGGMGSYSCADGSLPFLSPDDIAHARACNEVVMTQLGEVCGEPYRGVLYGGFMAVSDGVKIIEYNARFGDPEALNLLTLLQSDAVELFHAAATGRLKNIAPPVFAPLSSVCLYAVPSLYPIASEKGRTISIGDMDDDVTLFLGSIDETSDGSLVTAGSRTAAVTALAPHLQDAREKAIYNLGKIEGPLRHRSDIGTEALLEKRIRHMNLLRRPIRLGILGSTRGTDLKALYSFIEDGSLNAEVTVVVSDKKNSGILELARSHGTPAHAVSAKGLTRQEHEKAISLIMEEAGADIIILIGYMRIVTRCFCESWKDRLLNVHPSLLPDFAGGMDTDVHEEVLRRYQRTGNDQTGCTVHLVTPAVDGGPIVLQKKYSIKPSDTPTTLKAAIQKLEGEALKEAITYFHRTGGSDWDGAQHTGINR, from the coding sequence ATGGAATTGCATAACATCATTGTCGTCGGCTCCGGGGCCCGCGAACATGCCATTGCCCTTGCCATATACCGTTCCTTGGAAAAAAAACGGAATGGAAAGCTTCATTGTTTCGGCAGCACCTACAATCCCGGAATCGGCAGGCTTTGCTCCGCCATAGGCGGCTCATATGCGGCTGGCGTCATCACCGACGGGCAAGCTGTCCTCTCATTCGCCCGCTCCATCGAAGCAACCATGGCTGTAATCGGCCCTGAAGCTCCTCTGGAGACGCGGGTGGCGGATGTCCTGCGTCGGGCAGGCATCCCGACTTTCGGCCCCGGCGCGTCATGCGCTCGCATTGAGACCAGCAAGTCCTTTGCCAGAGAATTTCTGTCAGTCCGCCTCCCCCAGCATTCCCCCCGACATTACGTCGTCTCGTCGCTTGATGAAGCCCGTGCCGCCATGGAGGAGCTGGATGGTTTCTTCGTCGTCAAGGCGGATGGTCTGGCCGGCGGCAAGGGAGTGAAGGTGTCCCAAGAGCATCTCCACGGCATTGACGAGGCATTGGATTTCTGCGCCCAGCTGTTGAAGAACTCCGGACGACCTTTCGTCATAGAAGAAAAGCTTTACGGAGAGGAATTTTCCCTGATGAGCATTACGGACGGAGAAACCTGCTATCACCTGCCCGCCATCCAGGATCACAAGAGGGCGTATGACGGAGATACAGGGCCTAATACCGGAGGCATGGGTAGCTACAGTTGCGCTGATGGTTCGCTTCCCTTCCTCTCCCCCGACGACATTGCCCATGCCCGCGCATGCAACGAAGTTGTCATGACCCAGCTGGGAGAAGTTTGCGGGGAACCATACAGGGGAGTTTTGTATGGTGGTTTCATGGCTGTCAGCGATGGTGTGAAGATCATCGAATACAACGCTCGTTTCGGAGACCCGGAAGCACTGAACCTGCTGACACTTCTCCAGAGTGACGCGGTGGAACTCTTTCATGCCGCCGCCACGGGACGCCTGAAAAACATTGCCCCTCCTGTCTTTGCTCCCCTGTCTTCAGTCTGTCTCTACGCCGTCCCTTCTCTCTACCCCATAGCCAGTGAAAAAGGACGCACCATCTCCATAGGAGACATGGATGACGATGTGACGCTTTTCCTTGGTTCGATTGATGAGACAAGCGACGGCTCGCTCGTCACAGCAGGCAGTCGTACCGCCGCAGTCACAGCCCTTGCTCCCCACCTCCAGGACGCCCGTGAGAAAGCAATCTATAATTTAGGAAAAATCGAAGGTCCCCTCCGCCACCGCAGTGACATTGGAACGGAAGCCTTGCTGGAGAAACGCATCAGGCACATGAATTTGTTACGGCGTCCAATCCGGCTGGGAATCCTCGGCTCCACCCGTGGCACTGATCTCAAGGCATTGTATTCTTTCATTGAGGACGGCAGCCTCAACGCTGAGGTCACGGTCGTCGTATCAGACAAAAAAAACTCTGGTATCCTGGAACTCGCCCGTTCCCACGGCACTCCTGCTCATGCTGTCAGCGCCAAGGGACTGACCCGACAGGAGCATGAGAAGGCCATTTCACTCATCATGGAGGAAGCCGGAGCAGACATCATCATTCTCATCGGTTACATGCGGATAGTGACCCGCTGCTTCTGCGAAAGCTGGAAGGACAGATTGCTCAATGTCCACCCCTCGCTTCTCCCTGATTTCGCAGGAGGCATGGATACCGACGTGCATGAGGAAGTCTTACGACGTTACCAGCGCACCGGCAATGACCAGACGGGGTGTACTGTCCATCTTGTCACCCCTGCCGTTGACGGAGGTCCCATCGTACTCCAGAAGAAATACTCTATCAAGCCATCTGACACTCCGACGACTCTCAAGGCGGCAATCCAGAAACTGGAAGGTGAAGCATTGAAAGAAGCCATCACCTATTTCCACAGGACAGGAGGCTCCGACTGGGACGGTGCTCAGCACACGGGTATCAACCGCTGA
- the purF gene encoding amidophosphoribosyltransferase, whose amino-acid sequence MCGIVGMFSNHDVAAELYDSLIQLQHRGQDSAGILTSDSQLHAKRGTGLVRDIFQDEDMEKLTGDIGIGHTRYPTSGTRQGFDEVQPFTTSVPFGMALVHNGNIVNYAQLRDEIIIRRNRYLNTHSDSEMLLQLFADSLQRAMIRSRGHSNPTGKIESDEDFFSLIRLAVADIFSLAKGSISALSVINGKGIVAMRDPYGVRPLVMGERVSAEGKSEYIFASEDTMFYMLGFTLVRDVLPGEVIYVSMDGILHSAIIEEKPFCPCIFEYVYFARPDAMLNNVSVYRARLRMGQNLGQEWIRTFGDVRPDVIIPAPSTANTMALAMARELGVNYSEGLYKNPFIGRTFIMPSQAMRRQSVRYKLSPQRIEIRNKNVLIVDDSIVRGTTSKEIVSMIRDFGANQVWFASACPPVVSPCHYGVDIPTAEELIANRQTQEEVRNFLGVEKLLYLSIEALIEAVTRKGRHNMSSPCHVCLGGPHFISGEKDGIA is encoded by the coding sequence ATGTGCGGAATAGTCGGCATGTTCAGCAATCACGATGTGGCGGCAGAGCTGTATGACAGCCTGATCCAACTCCAGCATCGCGGCCAGGATTCCGCCGGAATCTTGACCAGCGACTCCCAGCTTCATGCCAAGCGAGGCACAGGGTTGGTCAGGGACATCTTCCAGGATGAGGACATGGAAAAGCTGACCGGCGACATAGGCATCGGTCATACCCGTTATCCTACCAGCGGAACCCGCCAAGGTTTTGATGAAGTCCAGCCTTTCACCACCAGCGTTCCCTTCGGCATGGCACTGGTCCATAACGGCAACATAGTCAACTATGCACAGCTTCGCGATGAAATCATCATCCGTCGCAACCGCTATCTCAACACTCACAGCGACAGCGAGATGCTTCTCCAGCTCTTTGCGGATTCCCTCCAGCGTGCCATGATTCGTTCACGGGGACACAGCAACCCCACGGGCAAGATAGAATCTGATGAAGATTTCTTTTCCCTCATACGACTGGCCGTCGCAGACATCTTTTCACTTGCCAAAGGCTCAATCTCCGCGCTCTCCGTCATAAACGGCAAAGGAATCGTGGCGATGCGCGACCCGTATGGCGTGCGCCCTCTGGTGATGGGAGAACGGGTCTCCGCCGAAGGCAAGTCTGAATATATTTTTGCCAGCGAAGATACCATGTTCTATATGCTCGGTTTCACGCTGGTGCGCGATGTCCTGCCAGGTGAAGTAATCTACGTAAGCATGGACGGAATTCTCCATAGCGCCATCATTGAGGAAAAACCATTCTGTCCCTGCATTTTTGAATATGTCTATTTTGCCCGTCCTGATGCCATGCTGAACAATGTCAGCGTCTACCGTGCCCGGCTGAGGATGGGTCAAAATCTGGGACAAGAATGGATCAGAACCTTTGGTGATGTCCGTCCTGATGTCATTATTCCCGCCCCATCTACAGCGAATACCATGGCGCTTGCCATGGCGCGGGAACTTGGCGTGAACTATTCGGAAGGTCTGTACAAGAACCCCTTCATCGGGCGAACTTTCATCATGCCTTCTCAAGCAATGCGCAGGCAGTCTGTCCGCTACAAGCTGTCGCCGCAACGCATAGAAATACGCAACAAGAATGTGCTGATAGTCGATGACAGCATTGTGCGCGGTACGACGAGCAAGGAAATCGTGTCAATGATTCGAGACTTCGGTGCCAACCAAGTATGGTTTGCCAGCGCTTGCCCTCCTGTGGTCAGTCCCTGTCATTATGGCGTAGACATTCCAACCGCAGAGGAATTGATAGCAAACAGGCAAACCCAAGAAGAAGTTCGGAACTTCCTGGGCGTCGAAAAGCTACTCTATCTATCCATTGAAGCTCTAATCGAAGCAGTCACACGCAAAGGCAGGCACAATATGAGCAGTCCTTGCCATGTCTGTTTGGGAGGCCCACATTTCATTTCAGGAGAAAAAGATGGAATTGCATAA
- a CDS encoding AIR carboxylase family protein: MAEIVIIMGSESDRPHAEKISTALKAEGYAKPVGIHVASAHKQPRDVLKVLEKNAGRKVVYITIAGRSNALSGFVAGNCDAPVIACPPFSDKLDMLVNINSTLQMPSRVPVLTVLDPANAALGAMRIIALDDLDEQKKRDRQDGQVKQKSCEETSCAE, translated from the coding sequence ATGGCTGAAATAGTCATCATCATGGGTTCGGAATCCGACCGCCCCCATGCGGAAAAAATAAGTACGGCACTGAAAGCAGAAGGCTATGCAAAGCCTGTCGGGATACATGTGGCATCCGCTCACAAACAACCAAGGGATGTTCTGAAAGTCCTTGAGAAAAACGCAGGACGGAAGGTTGTCTACATCACTATTGCGGGACGTTCCAATGCCCTGAGCGGATTCGTAGCGGGTAACTGCGACGCTCCGGTAATCGCCTGTCCTCCCTTCTCTGACAAACTCGATATGCTGGTGAACATCAACTCCACCCTCCAGATGCCCAGCCGTGTACCGGTGCTTACCGTACTTGACCCTGCCAACGCCGCCTTGGGAGCCATGCGCATCATTGCGCTGGATGACCTCGATGAACAAAAAAAGCGGGATAGACAGGACGGACAGGTCAAGCAAAAGTCATGCGAGGAAACCTCATGTGCGGAATAG